The proteins below come from a single Necator americanus strain Aroian chromosome V, whole genome shotgun sequence genomic window:
- a CDS encoding hypothetical protein (NECATOR_CHRV.G20282.T1), which yields MAICTYNARTLASEAAIEDLMMQAKKIKYDVIGLTETRRRHPLNAVYETGEELFLGTCDSRGVGGVGVLVNTSMAKNIDSFEQLTTRIGRLRMRRCGPIPALTIFVVYAPTSSYEEEEVEAFYMDLEKFYQEDHAFYKVIVGDFNAKVGPRRTPEELHIGTHGLQWNDQGERLSEFIMTTKTIHGNSQFQKPSSLRWTWESPGGGYRNEIDHIIVNKRFCLTDVGVVPKFYTGSDHRLLRGRFSFTRRAEKAAKFRERNPRTTINWDLFATLAGFWEDSTMDNIDEEYDRLVEHLHDCAKKAESFKATKRRLSLETLELIRQRGAARAAGNQELTSELARLCREAIKEDLKERRAEVLAEAAEAGKSIRYARRDFASRKTRMTALRNPKGTAIASRRGMEKIIYDFYSDLFDSHVHLPPHHLREDGQVIPEVLPSEIRHAIMSVRNRTAPGPDRIRPEHLKSLPPVLINTLARLFTRYLSECKVPKQWKTSKTVLLYKKGDPHDIGNYRPICLLSVIYKLFTRVILNRIEKVLDEGQPCEQAGFRKGFSTIDHIHTVSKLIEVSREYKMPLCLTFIDLKKAFDSVETEAVVEALDNQGVPTQYIKVLRELYGNFTTGISPFYKNIIIDVKRGVRQGDTISPKIFTATLENAMRKLEWDDMGVKVDGRQLHHLRFADDIVLVTPSISQAERMLTEFDETCGCIGLQLNLQKTMFMRNGWVSDAPFTLNGTNISECTSYVYLGRELNMMNDLTPELGRRRRAAWGAYKSIEDVVKKTRNTRLRAHLFNTTVLPALTYASETWTFRKQEENAVSVIERAIERVMLGVSRFTQVRDGIRSSLLRQRSKIRDAAAFAKESKIRWAGHVMRFDDNRWTRAVSDWVPRDIKRTTGRPPTRWSDFFTKSLKEKYDALRVPRERRNHWATLARDRDKWKNYWRPLDQFEDQRESR from the coding sequence atggcgatctgtacttataacgcacgtacgcttgcatcggaagcggccatcgaggatctgatgatgcaagccaagaagatcaagtacgacgtcatcggactgaccgagacgagacgacgtcaccctctcaacgccgtatatgaaactggagaagaactgttcttaggaacatgcgacagtagaggtgttggtggagttggcgtcctcgtcaacacgagtatggcaaagaacatcgactcttttgaacaacttacgacccgaatcggacgtctgcggatgagaagatgtggcccaataccagctttaactatcttcgtcgtttacgctccaacatcaagctacgaagaagaagaagtcgaagctttctatatggacctggagaagttctaccaagaagatcatgccttctacaaggtcatagttggcgatttcaacgctaaggttggcccaagaagaacgccggaggaacttcacatcgggacccacggcctacaatggaatgaccagggagagaggctctccgagttcatcatgacgactaagaccatccatgggaactcgcaatttcagaagccctcttctttacgctggacgtgggagtcacccggtggagggtaccgtaatgaaatagaccacatcatcgtcaataaaaggttctgcctgacggacgtcggtgttgtaccaaagttctatacgggctcggaccatcgcctcctccgaggaagattttccttcacaaggagagcagagaaagccgccaagttcagagagagaaatcccaggactaccatcaactgggatctcttcgctacgctagccggcttttgggaagattctacaatggacaacatcgacgaggaatatgaccggcttgtcgaacaccttcacgactgcgcgaagaaggctgagagttttaaagccaccaagaggcgcctgtctcttgaaactcttgagctgatacgccagcgtggagcagcacgagccgcagggaaccaagaactcacgtccgagctcgcaaggctttgccgagaggcgataaaggaagaccttaaagagagaagagcagaagtgctggctgaagctgcagaggcggggaaaagcatccgctatgcccgtcgagacttcgccagtcgcaagacgaggatgactgctctccggaacccaaagggaacagccattgcatcgagaagggggatggagaaaatcatctacgacttctactctgatctcttcgacagccatgtccacttgcctcctcaccatctgagggaagatggacaagtcattccagaggttctcccgtccgaaatacgacatgctatcatgtcggtaagaaatcgtacggcacccggtcccgacagaataagaccagaacacctgaagagccttccgccagtactcatcaacaccctggcgaggctctttacacgttatctgtcggaatgcaaggttcctaaacagtggaagaccagcaagaccgtgttgttgtacaaaaagggagatccacatgacatcggcaactatcgcccaatctgcctactgtccgtcatctacaagctctttacaagagtaatccttaataggattgaaaaagtcttggatgaaggacagccatgcgagcaagcagggtttcgaaaaggattcagcacgattgaccacattcacactgtttcgaaactcatcgaggtatcacgagagtacaagatgccgctctgtctcaccttcatcgacttaaagaaggctttcgactcggttgagacggaagcggtcgtggaagccttggacaaccaaggcgtccctactcagtatataaaggtacttcgcgAGTTGTAcggtaacttcacgaccggaatttcgccattctacaagaacatcatcattgacgtgaagaggggggtccgacagggtgatacaatttcacccaaaatattcacagccaccctcgagaacgcaatgcgaaagttggaatgggacgacatgggagtgaaggttgatggtcggcagctacaccatttgcgctttgctgatgacatcgtactggtaacacctagcatcagccaagcggaacgaatgctgaccgaattcgacgaaacatgtggatgcatcggtcttcagctgaacctacaaaagacgatgttcatgcggaacggatgggtttcggatgccccattcacgctcaacggaacgaacatatccgaatgcaccagctacgtttatctgggtcgggaactgaacatgatgaacgacctgacccccgagctgggcaggaggagacgagcggcttggggagcgtacaagagcatcgaggatgtagtgaagaagaccaggaacacccggctccgtgctcacctcttcaacaccaccgtacttcctgctttgacctatgcttcggaaacctggacatttcgcaagcaggaagaaaacgcggtgagcgtcattgaacgcgcaattgagagagtgatgctaggagtatcccgtttcacgcaagtgagggacgggattcgaagttctctcctacgtcagcgatcgaagattagagacgccgccgcgtttgccaaggaaagtaaaataaggtgggccggacacgtgatgcgctttgatgacaaccgttggaccagagccgtgagcgactgggttccccgcgatattaagcgcactacaggaagaccgccgacccgatggtcagatttcttcacgaagtccttgaaagaaaaatatgatgctcttcgtgtcccacgcgaaaggaggaaccactgggctactctggcacgcgatcgggacaaatggaagaattactggcgcccgctcgaccagttcgaagatcaacgggagtcaaggtga